The Mesorhizobium sp. B1-1-8 genome contains a region encoding:
- the glmM gene encoding phosphoglucosamine mutase: protein MAGQYFGTDGIRGRANKFPMTAEIAMRVGMAAGLSFQRGNHRHRVVLGKDTRLSGYMIENAMVSGLCAAGMDVFLLGPIPTPAVAMLVRSLRADIGVMISASHNPYYDNGIKLFGPDGYKLSDEIEERIEAMLDKDIELALADSDGLGRAKRVDGVHDRYIEFAKRTLPRSMSLSGLRIVVDCANGASYKVAPEALWELGAEVVAINVEPNGFNINKECGSTHPAGLQKKVHEVRADIGIALDGDADRVVIVDENGTIVDGDQIMALIAESWHQSGRLAGGGVVSTVMSNLGLERFLGDMKLQLHRTKVGDRYVVEHMRAHGLNVGGEQSGHIVLSDFSTTGDGLVSALQVLACIKRQNRPVSELSKKFEPVPQLLKNVRISGGKPLEEAPVKAAIEEARNRLGKTGRLVIRPSGTEPLIRVMAEGDDPQLIEAIVNDIVGIISDTRSAA from the coding sequence ATGGCAGGGCAGTATTTCGGCACGGACGGTATCCGCGGACGCGCCAACAAGTTTCCGATGACGGCCGAGATCGCGATGCGGGTCGGCATGGCCGCCGGTCTCTCTTTCCAGCGCGGCAACCATCGCCACCGCGTCGTGCTCGGCAAGGATACGCGGCTTTCCGGCTACATGATCGAGAATGCGATGGTGTCGGGCCTTTGCGCGGCCGGCATGGATGTCTTCCTGCTCGGCCCGATCCCGACGCCGGCGGTCGCCATGCTGGTGCGCTCGCTGCGCGCCGACATCGGCGTGATGATCTCGGCCTCGCACAACCCTTACTACGACAACGGCATCAAGCTGTTCGGCCCCGACGGCTACAAGCTCTCCGACGAGATCGAGGAGCGCATCGAAGCGATGCTCGACAAGGACATCGAGCTGGCGCTCGCCGATTCCGACGGGCTTGGCCGCGCCAAGCGCGTCGATGGCGTGCATGACCGCTACATCGAATTCGCCAAGCGCACGCTGCCGCGCTCGATGTCGCTTTCGGGCCTGAGGATCGTCGTCGATTGCGCCAACGGTGCGTCCTACAAGGTGGCGCCCGAGGCTTTATGGGAGCTCGGCGCCGAGGTCGTTGCGATCAATGTCGAGCCGAACGGCTTCAACATCAACAAGGAGTGCGGCTCGACCCATCCGGCCGGCTTGCAGAAGAAGGTGCATGAGGTGCGCGCCGATATCGGCATCGCGCTCGATGGCGACGCCGACCGCGTGGTGATCGTCGACGAGAACGGCACGATCGTCGATGGCGACCAGATCATGGCGCTGATCGCCGAGTCCTGGCATCAGAGCGGCCGGCTGGCCGGCGGCGGCGTTGTCTCCACGGTGATGTCCAATCTCGGATTGGAGCGCTTCCTTGGCGACATGAAGCTGCAGCTCCACCGCACCAAGGTCGGCGACCGCTATGTCGTCGAGCACATGCGCGCGCATGGGCTCAATGTCGGCGGCGAGCAGTCCGGCCATATCGTGCTCTCCGATTTCTCGACCACCGGCGACGGCCTGGTCTCGGCCTTGCAGGTGCTGGCCTGCATCAAGCGGCAGAACCGGCCGGTCAGCGAATTGTCGAAGAAATTCGAGCCGGTGCCGCAGCTCCTGAAGAATGTCCGTATCTCCGGCGGCAAGCCGCTGGAGGAGGCTCCGGTCAAGGCGGCCATCGAGGAAGCGCGCAACCGGCTCGGCAAGACCGGCCGCCTCGTCATCCGGCCCTCCGGCACCGAGCCGCTCATCCGCGTCATGGCCGAGGGCGACGACCCGCAACTGATCGAGGCGATCGTCAACGACATCGTCGGCATAATTTCGGACACGCGCAGCGCCGCGTGA
- a CDS encoding outer membrane protein, translating to MTPKSRIASALAAIVLLPLTPALAADYNPPVYVDQAPDYQPVEVGSGWYLRGDVSYLAQKSFKNGDFTFPSTINNESFSESQDAYFASIGFGYHFNDYLRADFNLGYLPGNKASFSYDDTGTATPSAVGSGNLKNYAISGILNGYVDLGTYVGITPYLGAGIGVVRSTRKLSASYTDINVPANSFTLQDNKSRYSLAYTLNAGLAYQVSKNVLIDLGYQYFSAPDAEYITAASLTSFPVHKGISNHQVKLGLRYDLW from the coding sequence ATGACACCAAAATCGCGTATCGCGTCAGCGCTTGCAGCAATCGTCCTCTTGCCACTGACGCCGGCGCTCGCGGCCGATTACAATCCGCCGGTCTATGTCGACCAGGCGCCGGACTATCAGCCGGTCGAGGTCGGGTCCGGCTGGTACCTACGCGGCGACGTGTCCTACCTGGCACAGAAGAGCTTCAAGAACGGGGATTTCACCTTCCCGTCAACGATCAACAACGAAAGCTTCAGCGAGAGCCAGGACGCCTATTTCGCGAGCATCGGTTTCGGCTATCATTTCAACGATTACCTGCGCGCCGATTTCAACCTTGGCTACCTGCCCGGCAACAAAGCCAGCTTCAGCTATGATGATACAGGGACCGCGACGCCGTCGGCCGTGGGATCCGGAAACCTGAAGAACTATGCGATCTCAGGCATACTCAACGGCTATGTCGATCTTGGCACATATGTCGGCATCACGCCATATCTCGGCGCCGGCATCGGTGTTGTCCGCAGCACGCGCAAGCTTTCGGCGAGCTATACCGATATCAATGTTCCCGCCAACAGCTTCACCTTGCAGGATAATAAATCTCGGTACTCTCTCGCTTATACGCTGAATGCAGGCCTTGCCTACCAGGTGTCCAAAAACGTGCTGATCGACCTCGGTTATCAGTATTTCTCGGCCCCCGATGCGGAATATATCACCGCCGCGAGCTTGACCTCGTTCCCGGTCCACAAAGGCATCAGCAATCATCAGGTCAAGCTCGGCCTGCGCTACGATCTCTGGTGA
- the tolR gene encoding protein TolR, whose amino-acid sequence MGMSAASAGGIGRGGRGHRRRGRHHGLISEINVTPMVDVMLVLLIIFMVAAPLLTVGVPVDLPDTRAKAMNVDTQPITVSIDAMGKIFLQETEIPIEELVAKLQAISKTGYDERIFIRGDKSTDYGTAMKVMARISAAGYKNIGLVSLQEQDQ is encoded by the coding sequence ATGGGAATGTCTGCTGCAAGCGCAGGTGGCATAGGGCGAGGCGGGCGCGGCCACAGGCGGCGCGGGCGCCATCACGGGCTGATTTCGGAAATCAACGTCACGCCGATGGTCGACGTGATGCTGGTGCTGTTGATCATCTTCATGGTCGCGGCGCCGCTGCTGACGGTCGGCGTGCCGGTCGACCTGCCCGATACACGGGCCAAGGCGATGAATGTCGACACCCAGCCGATCACCGTCTCGATCGACGCCATGGGCAAGATTTTCCTGCAGGAAACCGAGATCCCGATCGAGGAGCTTGTGGCCAAGCTGCAGGCGATCTCGAAGACCGGTTATGACGAGCGCATCTTCATCCGCGGCGACAAGTCGACGGACTATGGCACCGCGATGAAGGTCATGGCTCGCATCTCGGCCGCCGGCTACAAGAATATCGGCCTGGTTTCGCTGCAGGAACAGGACCAATAG
- the pal gene encoding peptidoglycan-associated lipoprotein Pal yields MGRIAALTRNPAMIALVMALAVTGCASKKTPNSAADLGLNGAGAATPGSAQDFTVNIGDRIFFDTDSSSIRADAQTTLSRQAQWLNQYKQYAIVVEGHADERGTREYNLALGARRAAATRDFLVSKGVAASRLKTISYGKERPVAVCDDISCWSQNRRAVTTLSGAGS; encoded by the coding sequence ATGGGCCGTATCGCAGCACTTACCAGAAACCCGGCGATGATCGCGCTCGTGATGGCGCTCGCCGTCACCGGTTGCGCCTCGAAGAAGACGCCGAACAGCGCCGCCGATCTCGGTCTCAACGGCGCGGGTGCTGCGACGCCTGGATCGGCCCAGGACTTCACCGTCAACATCGGTGACCGCATCTTCTTCGACACCGATTCCTCGTCGATCCGTGCCGACGCGCAGACCACGCTGTCGCGCCAGGCGCAATGGCTGAACCAGTACAAGCAGTATGCCATCGTCGTCGAAGGTCATGCCGACGAGCGCGGCACGCGCGAATACAATCTGGCGCTAGGCGCCCGCCGCGCCGCCGCCACGCGCGACTTCCTCGTCTCCAAGGGCGTTGCCGCCAGCCGCCTGAAGACGATTTCCTACGGCAAGGAGCGTCCGGTCGCGGTCTGCGACGACATCTCCTGCTGGTCGCAAAACCGTCGCGCCGTCACCACGCTTTCGGGCGCCGGTTCCTGA
- a CDS encoding outer membrane protein, giving the protein MFNTARMALVAALFAGVAGPALAADLAEPPVVEQAPPVVEEQPVDVGGWYIRGDIDYHKSTVRSIDYITYGPPPGTNDFDFGKLKGGFSLGGGVGYKINDYLRTDLTADYWFKSNFNGQTSDLTTTSTEVSKMSAFLLLANAYVDLGTYHGITPYVGAGIGGAHVKWDAVRDPNTTEFNPGSSNWRFAYALMAGASYCLTDKVILDAGYRYSHIQGGRMFEFDTSSSGPGFDHGISTHEVRGGLRYQFGGNNGCSAPVVAYQPEPEPIYTK; this is encoded by the coding sequence ATGTTCAATACAGCAAGAATGGCATTGGTTGCCGCGCTGTTTGCGGGGGTGGCCGGACCGGCCCTTGCCGCCGACCTCGCGGAACCGCCGGTGGTCGAGCAGGCGCCGCCGGTCGTCGAAGAGCAGCCGGTCGATGTCGGAGGCTGGTATATCCGCGGCGACATCGACTATCACAAGTCGACCGTGCGCAGCATCGACTACATTACATACGGCCCGCCGCCCGGCACCAACGATTTCGATTTCGGCAAACTCAAGGGTGGTTTCTCGCTCGGTGGCGGCGTCGGCTACAAGATTAACGACTACCTCCGTACCGATCTGACCGCCGACTACTGGTTTAAATCGAACTTCAATGGCCAGACATCGGATCTCACGACGACGTCGACCGAAGTCTCGAAAATGAGCGCCTTCCTGCTGTTGGCCAACGCTTATGTCGATCTCGGCACCTATCATGGCATCACGCCGTATGTCGGCGCCGGCATCGGTGGCGCGCACGTCAAATGGGATGCCGTCAGGGATCCGAACACCACCGAGTTCAATCCCGGGTCGTCCAACTGGCGTTTCGCCTATGCGCTCATGGCCGGCGCTTCCTACTGCTTGACCGACAAAGTGATACTCGATGCAGGCTATCGCTACTCCCATATCCAGGGAGGTCGCATGTTCGAGTTCGATACGAGCAGCTCCGGGCCAGGCTTCGACCATGGCATCAGCACGCATGAGGTGCGCGGCGGTCTGCGCTATCAGTTCGGGGGCAACAACGGGTGCTCCGCGCCGGTGGTGGCTTATCAGCCGGAGCCGGAGCCGATCTACACGAAGTAA
- the ftsH gene encoding ATP-dependent zinc metalloprotease FtsH, protein MNPNYRNLALWAIIAVLLIALFNLFQTPQTRGATTDIPYSQFLQDVAGGRVKSVTIAGARIVGNYTDNANGFQTYSPGDPSLVSRLQDKNVTINARPENDGSGSLFSMLISWLPMILILGVWIFFMRQMQSGSGRAMGFGKSKAKLLTEAHGRVTFQDVAGVDEAKEDLEEIVEFLRDPQKFQRLGGKIPRGVLLVGPPGTGKTLLARSVAGEANVPFFTISGSDFVEMFVGVGASRVRDMFDQAKKNAPCIIFIDEIDAVGRHRGAGLGGGNDEREQTLNQLLVEMDGFESNESIILIAATNRPDVLDPALLRPGRFDRQVVVPNPDIVGREKILKVHVRNVPLAPNVDLKVIARGTPGFSGADLMNLVNESALMAARRNKRLVTMAEFEDAKDKIMMGAERRSSAMTQAEKELTAYHEAGHAILALNVPTADPLHKATIIPRGRALGMVMQLPEGDRYSMSYKYMISRLAIMMGGRVAEEFKFGKENITSGASSDIEQATKLARAMVTRWGFSDKLGHVAYGDNQEEVFLGHSVARTQNISEETAQIIDAEVRRLIDDAYSTAKAILTKKKKDWIALAEGLLEYETLSGEEIKQLIAGNKPARDLGDDTPPSRGSAVPKAGTGGRRKKGPEPEGGMEPQPSS, encoded by the coding sequence ATGAATCCGAATTATCGCAACCTCGCGCTCTGGGCGATCATAGCGGTCCTGCTCATCGCCTTGTTCAACCTTTTCCAGACGCCACAGACGCGCGGTGCCACGACCGATATCCCCTATTCGCAGTTCCTGCAGGATGTCGCGGGCGGCCGGGTCAAGAGCGTAACGATCGCCGGCGCCCGCATCGTCGGCAACTATACGGACAACGCCAACGGCTTCCAGACCTATTCGCCCGGCGACCCGTCGCTGGTCTCGAGGCTGCAGGACAAGAACGTCACCATCAACGCGCGTCCAGAGAATGACGGCTCCGGTTCGCTATTTTCGATGCTGATCTCATGGCTGCCGATGATCCTGATCCTCGGCGTGTGGATATTCTTCATGCGCCAGATGCAGTCCGGATCCGGCCGCGCCATGGGCTTCGGCAAATCGAAAGCCAAGCTGCTGACCGAAGCGCATGGCCGGGTCACTTTCCAGGACGTCGCCGGTGTCGACGAAGCCAAGGAGGACCTCGAGGAAATCGTCGAATTCCTGCGCGATCCGCAAAAATTCCAGCGCCTCGGCGGCAAGATCCCGCGCGGCGTGCTCCTGGTCGGCCCGCCCGGAACGGGCAAGACGCTGCTTGCCCGGTCGGTCGCGGGCGAAGCCAACGTGCCGTTCTTCACCATTTCCGGTTCGGACTTCGTCGAGATGTTCGTCGGCGTCGGCGCATCCCGCGTGCGCGACATGTTCGACCAGGCCAAGAAGAACGCGCCCTGCATCATCTTCATCGACGAAATCGACGCGGTCGGCCGCCATCGCGGCGCCGGCCTGGGCGGCGGCAATGACGAGCGCGAGCAGACGCTGAACCAGCTGCTGGTCGAGATGGACGGCTTCGAGTCCAACGAGAGCATCATCCTGATCGCCGCCACCAACCGGCCCGACGTGCTCGACCCGGCGCTGCTGAGGCCCGGCCGTTTCGACCGCCAGGTGGTGGTGCCGAATCCCGACATCGTCGGCCGCGAGAAGATCCTCAAGGTGCACGTGCGAAACGTGCCGCTGGCGCCCAATGTCGATCTCAAGGTCATCGCGCGCGGCACGCCGGGCTTCTCCGGCGCCGATCTGATGAACCTCGTCAACGAGTCCGCGCTGATGGCGGCGCGCCGCAACAAGCGGCTGGTCACCATGGCCGAGTTCGAGGACGCCAAGGACAAGATCATGATGGGCGCGGAGCGCCGCTCGTCGGCGATGACGCAGGCCGAGAAGGAACTGACCGCCTATCACGAGGCCGGCCATGCCATCCTGGCGCTCAACGTGCCCACCGCCGACCCGCTGCACAAGGCGACCATCATTCCGCGCGGCCGCGCGCTCGGCATGGTCATGCAGCTGCCCGAAGGCGACCGCTATTCGATGAGCTACAAATACATGATCTCGCGGCTGGCGATCATGATGGGCGGCCGCGTTGCCGAGGAGTTCAAGTTCGGCAAGGAGAACATCACCTCCGGCGCGTCCTCCGACATCGAGCAGGCGACCAAGCTGGCGCGCGCCATGGTGACGCGATGGGGCTTCTCCGACAAGCTCGGCCATGTCGCCTATGGCGACAACCAGGAGGAAGTGTTCCTCGGCCATTCGGTGGCGCGCACGCAAAACATCTCGGAAGAGACGGCGCAGATCATCGACGCCGAGGTGCGCCGGCTGATCGACGACGCCTACTCCACCGCCAAGGCCATCCTGACCAAGAAGAAGAAGGACTGGATCGCGCTGGCCGAAGGGCTGCTCGAATACGAGACGCTCTCCGGCGAGGAGATCAAGCAGCTGATTGCCGGCAACAAGCCCGCCCGCGACCTTGGCGACGACACGCCGCCCAGCCGCGGCTCGGCGGTGCCGAAGGCCGGCACCGGCGGCCGCCGCAAGAAGGGCCCCGAGCCCGAAGGCGGCATGGAGCCGCAGCCATCGAGCTGA
- the tolB gene encoding Tol-Pal system beta propeller repeat protein TolB — MKKFFTTLMLIGTIAAGISGLATIPAAALVKLDLTQPNVEPLPVAITDFQSGDALGAEITKIVSADLKRSGLFAPIDKSAFIEKISNPDAQPRFDDWKVINAQALVTGSVGKEADGRIRAQYRLWDTFAGQQLSGEQFFANDANTRRVAHIIADAIYERLTGEKGYFDTRVVFVDESGAKNARKKRLAIMDQDGANVRYLSDGRSIVLTPRFSPNRQEITYMSYESGQPKVYLLQIETGQRELVGNFPGMTFAPRFSPDGQKVIMSLLRDDGNSNVFAMDLRSRSTTRLTNSASIDTSPSYSPDGSQVVFTSDRGGRAQIYVMGADGSGQTRISFGDGTYSTPVWSPRGDLIAFTKQTGSEFQIGVMKTDGSGERILSSGFQQEGPTWAPNGRVLMFFRDSNGGPKLVSVDLTGRNEQQIPTSNFASDPAWSPLLE; from the coding sequence ATGAAGAAATTTTTCACGACGCTAATGCTGATCGGCACGATTGCGGCCGGCATAAGCGGCCTCGCTACGATCCCAGCGGCGGCATTGGTCAAGCTCGATTTGACCCAACCCAATGTCGAGCCGCTGCCGGTCGCCATCACCGACTTTCAGTCCGGGGATGCGCTTGGCGCCGAGATAACGAAAATAGTCAGCGCCGACCTGAAGCGCTCCGGCCTGTTCGCGCCGATCGACAAGAGCGCCTTTATCGAAAAGATCTCCAACCCGGATGCGCAGCCTCGCTTCGACGACTGGAAGGTCATCAACGCGCAGGCGCTGGTCACCGGCAGCGTCGGCAAGGAAGCCGATGGCCGTATCCGCGCGCAGTACCGGCTGTGGGACACGTTTGCCGGCCAGCAGCTGTCGGGCGAGCAGTTCTTCGCCAACGATGCCAACACCAGGCGCGTCGCGCATATTATCGCCGACGCCATCTATGAGCGGCTGACCGGCGAGAAGGGCTATTTCGACACCCGCGTCGTCTTCGTCGACGAATCCGGCGCCAAGAATGCGCGCAAGAAGCGCCTCGCCATCATGGACCAGGACGGCGCCAATGTGCGCTACCTCTCCGACGGCCGTTCGATCGTGCTGACGCCGCGCTTCTCGCCGAACCGGCAGGAAATTACCTACATGTCCTATGAGAGCGGACAGCCGAAGGTCTATTTGCTGCAGATCGAGACCGGCCAGCGCGAACTGGTCGGCAATTTCCCCGGCATGACGTTTGCCCCAAGGTTCTCGCCCGACGGCCAGAAGGTGATCATGAGCCTGCTGCGCGACGACGGCAATTCCAACGTCTTCGCCATGGATCTGAGGAGCCGCTCGACCACCCGGCTGACCAATTCGGCGTCAATCGATACCTCGCCGTCCTATTCGCCCGACGGCAGCCAGGTCGTCTTCACCTCGGACCGCGGCGGCCGCGCCCAGATTTATGTGATGGGCGCCGACGGCTCGGGCCAGACCCGTATCTCCTTCGGCGACGGCACCTATTCGACGCCGGTGTGGTCGCCGCGCGGCGACCTCATCGCCTTCACCAAGCAGACCGGCAGCGAGTTCCAGATCGGCGTCATGAAGACCGACGGTTCTGGCGAGCGCATCCTGTCTTCCGGTTTCCAGCAGGAAGGACCGACCTGGGCGCCCAACGGCCGCGTGCTGATGTTCTTCCGCGACTCCAATGGCGGGCCGAAGCTGGTTTCGGTGGACCTCACCGGCCGCAACGAACAGCAGATCCCGACGTCGAATTTTGCCTCGGATCCTGCGTGGTCGCCGCTGCTGGAATGA
- the tilS gene encoding tRNA lysidine(34) synthetase TilS, whose amino-acid sequence MLDTEPDLSTFFDFDFSDGAIAAVSGGSDSTALLLLIKDHLDRTAPTARLLAVTIDHDLRPGSAAEAEAVARLCAEHGIAHRTLIWSGSKPSSGLPAAAREARYRLLAETARAEGMGLILTGHTADDQAETVLMRQARERGARERGAREGATRSEGTSDDGRGLAGMAPATLYNWRTWIVRPLLGMRRAALREMLRRRGIGWIEDPTNLDIRFERPTIRAALKADDGEARFAELITKAGQAAAEREEIGRRAAILIDAYADKPAQGLIRLDRDFAADEDGEAAIYALRILLATVGGAAFLADEARARLLFGRLRSGSLRATLSRTMVDARRAGIFLYREGRNLPSAAPAMDNQFWDGRRRITLSDSPDWLVIAPLGQAAAKRSLTEGGERAQEGAPPALLRAALAAEPVLWRGGERLDFAGDDAAAQGAAVLPAVAPFARFLPAFDLPPAAAVAALIGAPPLPAPPFHRHDRRGAWAKA is encoded by the coding sequence ATGCTCGACACCGAGCCTGACCTTTCGACTTTTTTCGACTTCGATTTTTCCGACGGCGCAATTGCGGCCGTTTCCGGCGGCAGCGACTCCACCGCCCTTCTGCTTCTCATCAAGGACCATCTCGACCGCACCGCGCCGACTGCCAGACTGCTGGCGGTGACGATCGACCACGATTTGCGGCCGGGCTCGGCTGCTGAAGCGGAAGCCGTCGCCAGGCTATGCGCCGAGCACGGCATCGCGCATCGCACCTTGATCTGGTCCGGCAGCAAGCCGTCGAGCGGCCTGCCCGCCGCCGCGCGCGAGGCGCGCTACCGGCTGCTCGCGGAGACGGCGCGGGCGGAAGGCATGGGTCTGATCCTGACCGGTCACACCGCCGACGACCAGGCGGAAACGGTGCTGATGCGGCAGGCGCGTGAAAGAGGGGCGCGTGAAAGAGGGGCGCGTGAAGGGGCGACCCGTAGCGAGGGGACGAGCGACGACGGCCGCGGCCTGGCCGGCATGGCGCCCGCAACGCTTTACAATTGGCGGACGTGGATCGTGCGGCCGCTGCTTGGCATGCGGCGGGCGGCGCTGCGTGAAATGCTGCGGCGCCGCGGTATCGGCTGGATCGAGGATCCGACGAATCTCGACATACGTTTCGAAAGGCCAACAATTCGGGCCGCGCTGAAGGCAGACGACGGCGAGGCGCGCTTTGCGGAGTTGATCACAAAGGCCGGCCAAGCAGCCGCAGAGCGCGAGGAGATCGGGCGCCGCGCGGCCATACTGATCGACGCCTATGCGGACAAGCCAGCCCAGGGTTTGATCCGCCTCGACCGGGACTTCGCCGCCGATGAAGATGGCGAGGCGGCGATCTATGCGCTTCGCATCCTGCTCGCCACGGTCGGCGGCGCCGCTTTCCTCGCCGACGAGGCGCGCGCCCGCCTCCTGTTCGGGCGCCTGCGGTCCGGATCGCTTCGCGCCACATTGTCGCGGACCATGGTCGACGCGCGCCGCGCCGGCATCTTCCTTTACCGCGAGGGCCGCAACCTGCCGTCCGCCGCTCCGGCGATGGACAACCAGTTCTGGGATGGCCGGCGGCGGATCACATTGAGCGACAGCCCGGACTGGTTGGTGATCGCACCGCTGGGGCAGGCGGCCGCCAAACGCTCGCTCACGGAAGGTGGCGAACGCGCACAAGAAGGCGCCCCGCCGGCCCTTTTGCGCGCGGCGCTCGCCGCCGAACCGGTGCTATGGCGCGGTGGCGAACGCCTTGATTTTGCTGGCGATGATGCCGCAGCGCAGGGGGCTGCGGTCCTCCCGGCGGTGGCGCCCTTTGCCCGCTTCCTGCCGGCTTTCGATCTGCCGCCTGCTGCCGCCGTCGCCGCGCTCATCGGCGCGCCGCCGCTGCCGGCTCCGCCTTTTCACCGCCACGATCGCCGCGGAGCGTGGGCGAAAGCTTAA
- the ybgF gene encoding tol-pal system protein YbgF, which yields MHLRTVLSGTLALLLLSSIASAAAPAGGGQSSDSGFTFHLPTLGIFGDKKKPEAAQIAQQDAAGATGLEDQLRQMNGKIEELNFQILQMQEQIRKQQEDNEFRFQQLEGAAPGAKPAGQKKSEAAPANSDTNTGDAAAAGAGSTTGDAGTGVAEAPATQAPADTVTRDGGGKSVGDVIVESQTGDPGKLITGAPPKNFGTITVDKNGNVVNAEGNPQANAPAEAPAATASAPTAETPAKNGKSKAGGTVVAALPSTNDPDELYRNSYQFILSGDYPTAEQGFRDHISRFPKDAKAADAHYWLGESLLGQQKYRDAAETFLAASKEYPKAKKAPDMLLKLGVSLVGLKQNDVACATFNEIGKRYPDVSGTLKERVKQEKALASC from the coding sequence ATGCATCTTAGAACTGTCCTCAGCGGCACGCTTGCGCTGCTGCTTTTATCTAGTATCGCGAGCGCCGCCGCGCCGGCAGGCGGCGGGCAATCCTCGGACAGCGGCTTCACCTTCCATCTGCCGACGCTAGGCATTTTCGGCGACAAGAAGAAGCCGGAAGCGGCGCAGATCGCGCAGCAGGACGCTGCCGGCGCGACCGGTCTGGAAGACCAGCTTCGTCAGATGAACGGCAAGATCGAGGAGCTCAATTTCCAGATCCTGCAAATGCAGGAGCAGATCCGCAAGCAGCAGGAAGACAACGAATTCCGCTTCCAGCAGCTCGAGGGCGCCGCGCCGGGCGCCAAGCCGGCCGGACAGAAAAAGTCCGAAGCCGCGCCGGCGAACAGCGATACGAATACTGGCGATGCGGCCGCCGCCGGTGCCGGCAGCACGACGGGCGATGCCGGCACCGGCGTCGCCGAGGCGCCGGCAACGCAAGCCCCGGCCGACACCGTCACCCGGGACGGCGGCGGCAAGAGCGTCGGCGACGTCATCGTCGAATCGCAGACCGGCGACCCGGGTAAGCTGATCACCGGCGCGCCGCCGAAGAATTTCGGCACCATCACCGTCGACAAGAACGGCAATGTCGTCAATGCCGAAGGCAATCCGCAGGCAAACGCGCCGGCGGAAGCTCCGGCGGCCACCGCGAGCGCGCCGACCGCCGAGACTCCGGCGAAGAACGGCAAGAGCAAGGCCGGCGGCACGGTGGTGGCGGCGTTGCCTTCGACCAACGATCCGGACGAGCTCTACCGCAACTCCTACCAGTTCATCCTGTCGGGCGATTATCCCACCGCCGAGCAGGGTTTCCGTGACCACATCTCGCGCTTCCCCAAGGACGCCAAGGCGGCCGATGCGCATTACTGGCTTGGCGAGTCGCTGCTCGGCCAGCAGAAGTACCGCGATGCGGCCGAGACCTTCCTTGCCGCCAGCAAGGAATATCCGAAGGCCAAGAAGGCGCCCGACATGCTGCTCAAGCTCGGCGTGTCGTTGGTCGGCCTGAAGCAGAATGACGTGGCCTGCGCCACCTTCAACGAGATCGGCAAGCGATATCCCGACGTTTCCGGAACGCTCAAGGAACGCGTCAAGCAGGAAAAAGCGCTGGCGTCGTGCTAG